TAGCAAGAGATTTCACAGCCAAGGCTGGCTTACAGATGTAGCTGAATTTTCAATAATAGAAAGCTTTATTTAAGTCCAATTATGGACATTTACGATAACAGTATTATTGAATATGAAATATCCTTTAAAAACAATAATCAACTTGTATTTAAAATGTTTGGTAAAGCAATACAAAAACATCCTGATGCAAAGCCCATATTTCATAGTGATAGAGGGTTTCAGTATAGGGGAAATATTTTCAAAAGTAAGATTAAAGAAGCTGGAATGGTCCAAAGCATGTCAAGAGTTGGTAAATATATAGATAATGGTTCTATGGAAGGGTTTTTTGGCATATTAAAGACTAAAATGTTTTACAGTAAGAAGTTTAAAACACTTGAAAAATTAAGGGAAAAAATAATTCAATATATAAAATTTTACAATGAAAAAAGATTTCAAAAAGGATTAGGATGCGTGGCTCCTTTAGAATATCGAAACATGCATCCTAATGTGTATAAATTTTAATTAAATTGCTTGTTTACTTGACAAGGGTCAGTTC
This window of the Tepidimicrobium xylanilyticum genome carries:
- a CDS encoding IS3 family transposase, giving the protein MFNNRKLYLSPIMDIYDNSIIEYEISFKNNNQLVFKMFGKAIQKHPDAKPIFHSDRGFQYRGNIFKSKIKEAGMVQSMSRVGKYIDNGSMEGFFGILKTKMFYSKKFKTLEKLREKIIQYIKFYNEKRFQKGLGCVAPLEYRNMHPNVYKF